The following proteins come from a genomic window of Corallococcus sp. NCRR:
- a CDS encoding parallel beta-helix domain-containing protein, giving the protein MPRLQWTRATRATVLALVGALSLTACSDDDDNTPDSGVKVDAGTNTDAGTNTDAGSDAGSVDTGIPWDGGSAGDFSCEGKTQATLNFAPGQEEELQDQVNTMAECTTINLAAGTYTFDNAITIRQNGITLVGAGKGTKGEGTGGAQSTVLVFTNAAANSNGLDVVGNRFTVSDLAVWNAKKDAIRVESSTDVVMRRVRTEWAEADKESNGKYGLYPVKSKYVLIEDCEAYNAADAGIYVGQTEYAVVRNSVAKQNVAGIEIENTKYAYVLGNTAQDNTTGLVVFDLPGNPIMGTDIRVKNNIITGNNRNNFASVANSSSTVSQVPAGTGTFMLASRRVELTGNTWGNNNTVDVAVLSGLTIEPNDKLWEAGGFNFASSDIYIHDNTFQGGSGDDVDNGNLSPQLRPLGAALAALYTYGEQQGAKGVEHLVWDGVDPYGHARTELNPINICFANNMLPSGTGNAIADLDLVAAGALAAQGNFAGGWALTRHYPANKAEFNCPGFTPALTIGDFIQ; this is encoded by the coding sequence ATGCCCCGTTTGCAGTGGACCCGCGCTACGCGCGCGACCGTTCTGGCCCTGGTGGGGGCCCTCTCGCTGACCGCCTGCTCGGATGACGATGACAACACGCCGGACTCGGGCGTGAAAGTGGACGCGGGTACGAACACGGACGCGGGCACGAACACGGACGCGGGCAGTGACGCGGGGAGCGTGGACACGGGCATCCCCTGGGACGGCGGCAGCGCGGGCGACTTCTCCTGCGAGGGCAAGACCCAGGCGACGCTGAACTTCGCGCCGGGCCAGGAGGAGGAGCTCCAGGACCAGGTGAACACGATGGCCGAGTGCACCACCATCAACCTGGCGGCGGGCACGTACACCTTCGACAACGCCATCACCATCCGCCAGAACGGCATCACGCTGGTGGGCGCGGGCAAGGGCACCAAGGGCGAGGGCACGGGCGGTGCGCAGAGTACGGTGCTGGTGTTCACCAACGCCGCGGCGAACTCCAACGGCCTGGACGTGGTGGGCAACCGCTTCACGGTGAGCGACCTGGCGGTGTGGAACGCGAAGAAGGACGCCATCCGCGTGGAGTCCTCCACCGACGTCGTCATGCGCCGCGTGCGCACGGAGTGGGCGGAGGCCGACAAGGAGAGCAACGGCAAGTACGGCCTGTACCCGGTGAAGTCCAAGTACGTCCTCATCGAGGACTGCGAGGCGTACAACGCCGCGGACGCGGGCATCTACGTGGGCCAGACGGAGTACGCCGTCGTGCGCAACAGCGTGGCGAAGCAGAACGTGGCGGGCATCGAGATTGAGAACACGAAGTACGCCTACGTGCTGGGCAACACGGCCCAGGACAACACCACGGGCCTGGTGGTGTTCGACCTGCCGGGCAACCCCATCATGGGCACCGACATCCGGGTGAAGAACAACATCATCACCGGCAACAACCGGAACAACTTCGCCTCCGTCGCGAACAGCAGCAGCACGGTGTCGCAGGTGCCGGCGGGCACGGGCACGTTCATGCTGGCGTCGCGCCGCGTGGAGCTGACGGGGAACACCTGGGGCAACAACAACACGGTGGACGTGGCGGTGCTGAGCGGCCTCACCATCGAGCCCAACGACAAGCTGTGGGAGGCGGGCGGCTTCAACTTCGCCAGCTCCGACATCTACATCCACGACAACACCTTCCAGGGTGGCAGCGGCGACGACGTGGACAACGGCAACCTGAGCCCGCAGCTGCGGCCCCTGGGCGCGGCCCTGGCGGCGCTCTACACCTATGGTGAGCAGCAGGGCGCGAAGGGCGTGGAGCACCTGGTGTGGGACGGCGTGGACCCCTACGGCCACGCCCGCACGGAGCTGAACCCCATCAACATCTGCTTCGCCAACAACATGCTGCCCTCGGGCACGGGCAACGCCATCGCGGACCTGGACCTGGTGGCGGCGGGCGCCCTCGCGGCCCAGGGCAACTTCGCGGGCGGGTGGGCCCTCACGCGGCACTACCCGGCCAACAAGGCGGAGTTCAACTGCCCGGGCTTCACCCCCGCGCTGACGATTGGCGACTTCATCCAGTAA